The stretch of DNA TTGACCAACCAACAGAATTGCAACGAATCGCGCACTGTCAGCCGCTCGGCCTGCCGCCTCCAGACAAGCCTGATCGGAATGTGGCTTCGAACTGCGAATCGGGAGACCGCCCGTCATGTCAAAACAGCACCCTGAGAGTTCCACGAAGCTGGTGACCCTGTGCGAATCGGGCGACGTCGGTGAGTTGGCGTTGATCAAGAGCCTGCTCGACGGCAATGGAATCACCTACGCCGTGCAGCACGAACATATCGGGGCATTGTACCCAGGGGTGGCGCTGTTGGGGAGCCGGGTGATGGTGGAGGAGCGCGACAAGCAGCGAGCCGAGGTGTTGATCAGCCGCCTTGCCCTACAGATTCGCGATACGACTGAGGAACTAGGCTAACCGCCCACCTCGATCCTGCCGAGCCAGACTCTTTTCCCATGGGGGACGGTTGAGAGGGTGACTGTTCCAAGAACGACGCGGGTGGGTGCCTGTAATGCGTGTCTAGGGGTGCCCCTTCGGTTTGACCGGCTCAGGCGCAGTGGGGAGGGGGAGCCGCACATCCGATCCTGAAAAATGCCCGCCGATCAACGTGCCTTCCTCGAAATATAAGTAGCGGTGTTTCACGACCGCCGGACTTTCCCAATCTTCGAAAATCCATTCTTCACGCCGCAATCCGTCGCTGGTGTGCGTCACATTCATCGTATTCGGGGATCCCCAGGACTCGAGGACCTGTTTACGGTCCATGCCGACCATCACGCGGTGGCTTTCGATGTGTTTCGAGAAGTCCGGATCCAGCCAGCCCGGCACGAAACGAAACGCGATCAGGGCGACCACGAATAATCCAAGGAACGTATAGAT from Nitrospira sp. encodes:
- a CDS encoding DUF2007 domain-containing protein: MSKQHPESSTKLVTLCESGDVGELALIKSLLDGNGITYAVQHEHIGALYPGVALLGSRVMVEERDKQRAEVLISRLALQIRDTTEELG